The Gloeocapsa sp. DLM2.Bin57 genome segment CTGTAATAGGACCTAGTGTATCAGGAAAACCTTGTACCTCAATTTCTTGTTGACTGTTAGTAATAGTTGTGTTAATACTCATGGTTCTACTTTTGGTAAATAAAAATTATCAATTCCTCTTATTTCTAGAATTCAACAATTTCTTAAATAAGTAAAAAGTAAGAACACTTGTTTTTTGGTTTTTTTGAGATATGCCGTGATTATACTTAAGTGAGGATAAGTATTAGTTGCCGATTTTAATTAATCAAAAAAAATATGATTGATTTTTTTAACTTAAATATTTAATTAAAATTATCAAAAATAAGTTAAACTAGGCTTTTTGTATTTAAATAAGAATAAATTTATTGCTTGGTTGTCTTGGTCGGTATTCTTTAACGCTTCTGTCTGATGCTTCGGTCCGACCATGACATGATTACTAATAGTACAAAGTTCACCCTATTAAGGGCGATCGCCTATTTTCGCTAATTCCCATCCTCCAAAAATTGCCTCTGCATGACGATAATATTTAAACTCTAGGAGGTTATAGAAGGGATCTTCTAGGAAAAAGGTACGATGCTCGGTCAACTCTCCAGGAAACCTTAATTTAGGTTGTTCGTAAAAAACTAAAGAGTTAGTCGTAGCTAAATCAAGAATAGTTGACCAATCATTCTCAGTGGTACAAATTAGACCAAAATGACGAGGATAAATCCCTCTTTGGGGTGTTAGGGGTTGTTTAGTCATGTGAGCTACCAGTTGATGACCATAAAAATTAAAAATAATCGCTTGAGTATTTTCACGACCAATGGTACAACCTAATCCCTGATGATAAAAAGTCTTAGCTTTAACAGTATCATTGATAGGTATAGCCAAATGAAACAAAACAGCAGAATTCATAAATGTTACCTAGAGACGAAATCTTAACAAGAGTAGAAAATCGAGAAGCGATCGCCCGTATCTTAGATAAAGCTGAACAAGCCTTAAAAACCTGGTCGGTGATGCTGACTGATTTCCTCTCTCCTGCTATTTTAGTAGAAGTATTGCCGATATTTAAAAATCTGACAGAGTTACAATGTTTAGCTTGGGGGGGATATCCACAAGCAGAGCGTCAAAGACTGGGTATCGCTAGACAAGAAGTACCATTAACTACAGAAGATTGGGAATTAGTGGTTTTAGAGATTGCGGGTAATTTTTTATTCGATGTAGCTACTCATAGAGACTTTTTAGGTGCAGCTTTAGGAACGGGTATAGTTAGAGATAAAATTGGTGATATTATCGTTTTAGGGGAAAGAGGTGCACAAATGATTATTACTCCAGATTTAGAAGAGTTTTTGTGTACTTCTTTATTACAAGTTCGTTCTGTACCCGTAGAAACTAAAGTCATTCCACTGAGTGAGTTAAAAATTAGACCACCCAAAACTAAAGAAATGAACACGGTTGAAGCTTCTTTACGTTTAGACGCGATCGCCTCAGCGGGATTTGGCTTATCCCGTAGTAAAATGGCAGAAGCGATTAACTCTGGTGATGTGAGGGTTAATTGGAAAGAAATAAGCAGCGCGAGTCATTTACTGCAACAGGGAGATTTAATCTCTTTTCAGGGTAAGGGAAGATTAGAAGTAGGGGAAATACAAGTTACCAAAAAACAACGTTATCGTGTACAACTTACCCGTTATTTATAGTATTGCCGTCGATTAATTTCCCTAAAAATCCTCATCGAGAATCTGCTCAAGAGAAAAAAATAACCACAGAAGAACTAAATATTATTACGTAATCCCCCAAAAGCAGCGTAGGCGATCGCGATCGCATCGACGGTATCATTAATCGGAAGATCCGGTAAAGTAAACAGAGATTGAATAGTTTCGGCGACCTCGGCTTTATTAGCTTTGCCATTACCTAGATAAGCCTTCCAGGAAGCTTGATGAAGAAAAATAGGGGTAATCTGAAGTTCACGATAACAAACAAGATTAATGATACCCACAGCTTGCAGTACTCCTCCTGCTGCTTTAATTTCTCGGGAAAAAAAAGGCATTTCTACCGCGACTAAATCTGGTTGTAATTCCGAGATTAAAGACACCATATCCCCTTCAATAATCGTTAACCTAGCTGGTGTAGAGAGACTCTTATCGGTTTCAATTGTACCGTAGTCGTAGAGTTGGGGGTGTAAAGATTCCTTACCACCTAACAAAGCCCAACCAATAATAGCTAAACCTGGATCTAATCCTAAACATTTTAACTGCTTCATGGATAGAGAGTTGTTAATAAACCTCGATCGCCATCTAATTCTACCCTTGAACCAACTATTAAAGCAGCATTAGCACTACCATGACCAAAAGGTAAGTCAGACACTATGGGAATAGACAAATCAGTGAGGCGATCGCGCAATACCTGATTTATCTCCCAACTAGAGGTATTCTCTAAAGGTGTACAACCACTAAAACTTCCTAAAGCGATTCCTTTCACCTGTTGTAATAATCCTAACATCCGCCAATGGGTCAACAGGCGATCGACGCGGTAGGGCAATTCGTTTACTTCTTCTATGGCTAAAATTACGTCATTTAAGGGAGGTTGAGAGGGTGTTTGCAAGAGATGAGTAGCTACGGTCAAATTACCTGCTAAAAGAGTTCCTGTGGTTTTACCTCCTCCCCAACCGCTACCCTCAAGGGGTGGTAATGGTTTTCCCTGTAACAAATCAAAGAGACGTTGTTGACACCAGTCTGGTTCAGAGGGTAGAGTAGTCAAGACAGAAGCGTGGATACTAGCTATTCCTACCTTAGTCAGACTCCACAATAAAGCGCTGATATCGGAAAAACCAATCAACCATTTTGGGGAAGACAAGTCGAGATTTGACCATGACCAATTTTCTAATAGTCTAGTACTCCCATAACCTCCCCTAGCACAGATAATCCCCCGACATTGAGGATTTAACCAAGCTTGTTTTAGGGCTTGACGTCGTTGTTCATCTGTCCCTGCTAGGTAACTATGGCTATTATAACATTGAGGGTCAATATCTATTTGGTAACCCTGCGATCGCCAGATTTCTAACCCTTGAGTAAATATACTTAAAGAATTTAAACTACCACTAGGGGCGATTACCGTAAGATGATCACCAGGTTGTAACCAAGGGGGATAGATGATACTCATTAACTCCCTTCTAGACGTTTTTGTGATGCTTCTAGGGATGCAGTTGGACTAGATTTACCTAACCAAGAAGACTCAATAGCCCGACCAAGATTTTCTGAGAGTATAGTATAATTGGAGATGAGAGGACGCGATCGCGCCCAATCCATTTGAGTTATAAACACCTTGAGGATAGGATTTTCATTCACAAAAGCTTGATAAGATTCACTTTGTTCTGCTTGACTATTAATAGGTAGATAACCAGTTCCTAAAGCCCATTTAGTTTGAAATTCTGCACTCAATATATACTCTAAAAACTTAATTGCTGCTGCTTCTCTGGTGGAATTAGTCTTAAATAAGAAGACATTTTCTCCACCCAAGACAGCGGCTTTTGTTGCTAATTTTGGTATAGTAAAGGCATCATAATCGATACCAATTTGATTAAGTTGTCCTAAGGTCCATGGTCCAGTTATTTGCATCGCCACTTTTCCTGAGATAAACTGATCTAACTCATAACCTCTTTCTGGGGGAGAGAGAATAGCTACTCCTGAATCTATTAATTCTTTACCAAATTCTAAAGCTTTGATTGTTCCTGGGTTAACTAATTGGGGTTGATTATCTACTAATAAATCACCATCAGCGCTATAGATAAAAGGTAACCAAGTAAATACCGTCCATTCTCCTGTACCTAGGGGTAATAATAACCCATGTTGGTCAATTTTGCCATCATTATCTACATCTTTAGTTAATTTTGTCGCTACTTCTTTTAATTCTGACCAAGTTTCTGGTAATTTAGTAATACCTGCTTGTGCAAATAAACTAGGACGATAAAAAATCGCAGCATTATTAGTAGCAAAAGGAATTGACCAAAGATGATCGTCTAATTCCATGGTACTAAACATTGTGGGAATAATTTCAGGTTGAAGACTACTTGTTTCTAACCAACTTTCTAGGGGTTTAATCGCGCCTAATTCTACTAGTTTTCCCGTCAATTGGGGTACGTACCAAAGTAAATCTGGTGGTTGATTTCCTACTACTGCTGAGATAATTTTCGGTAATTGTTGATCAGGTTGACCAATATAAATTGCTTCTACTTGAATATCAGTATGATTATTATTAAACTCAGCTAAAAGTTGCTCAAAAACATCTCTATTTTCAGGTGGATTAATTCCATGCCAAAAAGTTATTTTAGTCACTCCTGGAGTAGAATTATTACCTTGACAACCACTCAAACAAACTACCAACATTAAAGTTAAGATTATTTTAACTAGATTCATGTTTACCCCTTTGACAGTAAAGTAATAATAAGATAAATATCCCTAATCCTAGGATATACTTTAAAATATCAGGAATCAGAGGACTAGGAGAGAAAAACCCTTCAATAATTCCCGCAATCACTAACATAGGAATAATACCTAAAACTAGTTTAGCAGCCAAAGAACTATAATATTTAATCGCGTCAAACCGACGATATCTACCTGGAAATAATAACCCTCTTGCTATTAATAATCCTGCACCACCAGACCAAAAAATCGCGGGTAATTCTAAAGAACCATGAGGAAATACAAAAGCCCAAAAAGGCCAAGATAAATTATTTTGAGCGACAAAAGCAGCTATAGAACCAATATGTATGCCATTGAAAGCGAGGATATAAACAGTCAAAATACCTGCGGTTATGCCTCCTGCTACTGCATTAAAACTAACAGAAAGATTATTAATCATAATATTACTAGATGCGAGAGGTTCTGTCCCTATAATTGAACCCATCCATAACTTATTTTCATCTCTTACTAGAGTAATAATCTCTTGAGGAACTACTAAATTAACAAAAGTAGGATCTAGCCAAATATACCACCAAGCGATCAAAGCGGGTATAAAAAAAATAAGAGTTGCTAAGAGAGTATAAGGAAAAGTCTCTCTAACTATTGTGGGGAAAACATTGGCATAGAAATTTTTAGCTTGTTGCCATTCTTGCTGACGAGAACCTTGATAGATTTGGACATAACTTCTTGAGGTCAAATTTTGCAAATCCTGAGTAAGAATAGCATCGATTTGATAAGTTTTTGCCCTAGCTAAATCAGCGGATACAGAACGATATAAACTAGCTAATTCCGTAATTTCCTTAGCTGGTAAACTTTTTAAACCCTTGCTTTCTACTCGTTTTAACAGAGAATCTAAACGTCGCCAATCAGTTTCTCGTCTAGCGATCCAGCGTTGAATATTCATCGCCAACTATCCCAATCCTCATTAAAAATAGACGTATCAGGAAAAGCCGTAGGATTACCACTAGTATTTAACTTCTCTTGTAATAGCTTTAACTCATCACTAGGTCTAGGCATACTTTCGATTA includes the following:
- a CDS encoding glyoxalase, whose protein sequence is MNSAVLFHLAIPINDTVKAKTFYHQGLGCTIGRENTQAIIFNFYGHQLVAHMTKQPLTPQRGIYPRHFGLICTTENDWSTILDLATTNSLVFYEQPKLRFPGELTEHRTFFLEDPFYNLLEFKYYRHAEAIFGGWELAKIGDRP
- a CDS encoding photosystem II S4 domain protein, translating into MLPRDEILTRVENREAIARILDKAEQALKTWSVMLTDFLSPAILVEVLPIFKNLTELQCLAWGGYPQAERQRLGIARQEVPLTTEDWELVVLEIAGNFLFDVATHRDFLGAALGTGIVRDKIGDIIVLGERGAQMIITPDLEEFLCTSLLQVRSVPVETKVIPLSELKIRPPKTKEMNTVEASLRLDAIASAGFGLSRSKMAEAINSGDVRVNWKEISSASHLLQQGDLISFQGKGRLEVGEIQVTKKQRYRVQLTRYL
- a CDS encoding crossover junction endodeoxyribonuclease RuvC; protein product: MKQLKCLGLDPGLAIIGWALLGGKESLHPQLYDYGTIETDKSLSTPARLTIIEGDMVSLISELQPDLVAVEMPFFSREIKAAGGVLQAVGIINLVCYRELQITPIFLHQASWKAYLGNGKANKAEVAETIQSLFTLPDLPINDTVDAIAIAYAAFGGLRNNI
- a CDS encoding LD-carboxypeptidase codes for the protein MIYPPWLQPGDHLTVIAPSGSLNSLSIFTQGLEIWRSQGYQIDIDPQCYNSHSYLAGTDEQRRQALKQAWLNPQCRGIICARGGYGSTRLLENWSWSNLDLSSPKWLIGFSDISALLWSLTKVGIASIHASVLTTLPSEPDWCQQRLFDLLQGKPLPPLEGSGWGGGKTTGTLLAGNLTVATHLLQTPSQPPLNDVILAIEEVNELPYRVDRLLTHWRMLGLLQQVKGIALGSFSGCTPLENTSSWEINQVLRDRLTDLSIPIVSDLPFGHGSANAALIVGSRVELDGDRGLLTTLYP
- a CDS encoding ABC transporter substrate-binding protein, producing MNLVKIILTLMLVVCLSGCQGNNSTPGVTKITFWHGINPPENRDVFEQLLAEFNNNHTDIQVEAIYIGQPDQQLPKIISAVVGNQPPDLLWYVPQLTGKLVELGAIKPLESWLETSSLQPEIIPTMFSTMELDDHLWSIPFATNNAAIFYRPSLFAQAGITKLPETWSELKEVATKLTKDVDNDGKIDQHGLLLPLGTGEWTVFTWLPFIYSADGDLLVDNQPQLVNPGTIKALEFGKELIDSGVAILSPPERGYELDQFISGKVAMQITGPWTLGQLNQIGIDYDAFTIPKLATKAAVLGGENVFLFKTNSTREAAAIKFLEYILSAEFQTKWALGTGYLPINSQAEQSESYQAFVNENPILKVFITQMDWARSRPLISNYTILSENLGRAIESSWLGKSSPTASLEASQKRLEGS
- a CDS encoding stage II sporulation protein M codes for the protein MNIQRWIARRETDWRRLDSLLKRVESKGLKSLPAKEITELASLYRSVSADLARAKTYQIDAILTQDLQNLTSRSYVQIYQGSRQQEWQQAKNFYANVFPTIVRETFPYTLLATLIFFIPALIAWWYIWLDPTFVNLVVPQEIITLVRDENKLWMGSIIGTEPLASSNIMINNLSVSFNAVAGGITAGILTVYILAFNGIHIGSIAAFVAQNNLSWPFWAFVFPHGSLELPAIFWSGGAGLLIARGLLFPGRYRRFDAIKYYSSLAAKLVLGIIPMLVIAGIIEGFFSPSPLIPDILKYILGLGIFILLLLYCQRGKHESS